A part of Pirellulales bacterium genomic DNA contains:
- the mqnC gene encoding dehypoxanthine futalosine cyclase, whose protein sequence is MTSPLTKILDKAVAGERLSPDEGLQLLESHDLTALGQAADAVARRLHPEPYRTYNIDRNINYSNICTAVCDFCAFYRGPKDPEGYVLDRAEILQKVQETVDLGGEQILMQGGLHPHFKLDWYEDLLADIKRHFPQVNIHAFSPPEIHHFTKVNKLSLEEVLGRLKTAGLGSLPGGGGEILVDRVRKEITRGKVLTDDWLNVHRVWHRLGGRSSATMMFGHVETLAERIEHLERLRQLQDETGGFTAYICWTFQPGNTELDHLPPVGAFEYLKTQAVSRLYLDNIANVQASWVTQGLKVGQLALTYGANDMGSLMIEENVVASAGTVHYLTLEEIRDAIREQGYVPRQRNVFYELIDEPGEGPQASQPVMAV, encoded by the coding sequence TTGACTTCTCCGCTTACAAAGATTCTTGACAAAGCCGTCGCCGGCGAGCGGCTCTCGCCGGACGAGGGGCTGCAATTGCTCGAATCGCACGACTTGACCGCCCTGGGCCAGGCGGCCGACGCGGTGGCGCGCCGCCTGCACCCCGAGCCGTACCGCACGTACAACATCGACCGCAACATCAACTACAGCAACATCTGCACGGCGGTGTGCGATTTCTGCGCCTTCTACCGGGGCCCCAAGGATCCGGAAGGCTATGTCCTGGACCGCGCCGAGATCCTGCAAAAGGTGCAGGAAACGGTCGACCTGGGCGGCGAACAGATTCTGATGCAAGGCGGGTTGCATCCGCATTTCAAGCTCGATTGGTACGAAGACCTGCTCGCCGATATCAAGCGGCACTTCCCCCAAGTCAACATTCACGCGTTCAGCCCGCCGGAAATCCACCACTTCACCAAGGTCAATAAGCTCTCGCTCGAAGAAGTGCTCGGCCGGCTCAAGACGGCGGGGCTGGGCAGCCTGCCCGGCGGCGGTGGCGAGATCCTCGTCGACCGCGTGCGCAAGGAGATCACCCGCGGCAAAGTGCTGACCGACGATTGGCTCAACGTCCATCGCGTCTGGCACCGCCTGGGTGGCCGCAGCAGCGCGACGATGATGTTCGGCCACGTCGAAACCCTGGCCGAGCGCATCGAGCATCTCGAGCGGCTGCGACAACTGCAGGACGAGACGGGCGGCTTCACCGCTTACATTTGCTGGACGTTCCAGCCCGGCAATACCGAGCTGGACCATCTGCCGCCGGTCGGCGCCTTCGAGTATCTCAAGACCCAGGCCGTGAGCCGGCTGTATCTCGACAACATCGCCAACGTACAGGCGAGCTGGGTCACACAGGGCTTGAAGGTCGGTCAGCTCGCGTTGACCTATGGCGCCAACGACATGGGCAGCCTGATGATCGAAGAAAACGTCGTGGCCTCGGCCGGCACCGTGCATTACCTGACGCTCGAGGAGATTCGCGACGCGATCCGCGAGCAGGGCTATGTTCCCCGGCAGCGCAACGTGTTCTACGAGCTGATCGACGAGCCGGGCGAGGGTCCGCAGGCCTCACAACCGGTAATGGCCGTTTAA
- a CDS encoding menaquinone biosynthesis protein: MSAPRRRLRVGAVNYLNTKPLIYRLDELYPDAELVLDLPSRLADRLAAGELDVALIPSVESFQDPTYSIVSDACIGCRGPVWSVKLLSRVPVERIQSLALDEGSRTSAALCRILLHERYGLQPRLERLDIGQSLEDTRADAVLLIGDRAIHSPPGRYDAVWDLGDQWCRWAELPFVFAMWTARAGVDTSGLEPALAESRDLGLRNLPQIAAGEAAKLGLTEPECIGYLRDNLHFTLGPREQQGLALFHRLAGQMGLAPKGVELDFSAYKDS; the protein is encoded by the coding sequence ATGAGTGCCCCGCGACGGCGGCTGCGTGTCGGAGCCGTCAACTACCTGAATACCAAGCCGTTGATCTACCGGCTCGACGAGCTCTATCCCGACGCCGAGCTGGTGCTCGATCTGCCTAGCCGATTGGCCGACCGCCTGGCGGCCGGCGAGCTCGACGTGGCCCTGATCCCGTCGGTCGAGAGCTTTCAAGATCCGACCTACTCGATCGTGTCCGACGCCTGCATTGGCTGCCGCGGTCCGGTCTGGAGCGTGAAGCTGTTGAGCCGGGTGCCGGTCGAGCGGATTCAGTCCTTGGCCCTTGATGAAGGGTCGCGCACCAGCGCCGCGTTGTGCCGGATCCTGCTGCACGAGCGGTATGGCCTGCAGCCGCGGCTTGAACGGCTCGATATCGGCCAATCGCTCGAGGACACCCGCGCCGACGCGGTGTTGTTGATCGGCGATCGCGCGATCCACTCGCCGCCGGGCCGGTACGACGCGGTGTGGGACCTGGGCGATCAATGGTGCCGCTGGGCCGAGTTGCCCTTCGTGTTTGCCATGTGGACCGCCCGCGCCGGCGTCGACACCTCGGGCTTGGAGCCTGCGTTGGCCGAATCGCGCGACTTAGGCCTGCGCAACCTCCCGCAAATCGCCGCCGGCGAAGCGGCCAAGTTGGGTTTGACTGAGCCGGAATGCATCGGTTACCTGCGCGACAATCTCCATTTCACGCTCGGCCCGCGCGAACAGCAGGGTCTGGCGTTGTTCCACCGTCTGGCCGGCCAGATGGGCCTGGCCCCCAAAGGAGTCGAACTTGACTTCTCCGCTTACAAAGATTCTTGA
- the aroA gene encoding 3-phosphoshikimate 1-carboxyvinyltransferase produces the protein MTRTETVRTSGPIDARIRPPGSKSITNRALVCAALADGSSTLRGALDSEDTQVMIAALGQLGIKITPGPLPRSFSVEGAGGQIPATEAHLHVGNSGTTMRFLAAMLSVGKGHYEIDGVSRMRERPVGDLLEALVQLGAKATSLTGNLCPPVCIEADGLPGGTATVRGDISSQFLSGLLMAAPYARAPVELRVPGPLVSQPYVQMTLDVMREFGVEVNVSSTNGATYSVPTGTYRARDYSIEPDASAASYFFAAAAITGGRMTVEGLSRKSLQGDVAFVDELARMGCQIESADDSITVVGRPLRGITTRMTDISDTVQTLAAVACFADGPTTITGVGHIRHKETDRIGDLARELRKLGAQVDEFPDGLHIVPGRLQGATIETYRDHRMAMSLALVGLRVPGVQILDPDCTAKTYPEFFADLARVTAATVN, from the coding sequence GTGACCCGCACTGAGACGGTTCGAACGTCGGGGCCGATCGACGCGCGCATACGGCCGCCGGGGTCGAAAAGCATCACGAATCGGGCCCTGGTCTGCGCGGCGCTGGCCGATGGCAGTTCGACGCTGCGCGGCGCGCTCGACAGCGAAGACACCCAGGTCATGATCGCCGCCCTCGGCCAGTTGGGGATCAAAATCACGCCCGGACCTTTGCCCCGGTCATTTTCGGTCGAGGGCGCCGGCGGCCAGATCCCTGCCACCGAGGCCCACCTGCACGTCGGCAACAGCGGCACGACGATGCGCTTTCTCGCGGCCATGCTCTCGGTGGGCAAAGGGCATTATGAAATCGACGGCGTGTCCCGGATGCGCGAGCGGCCGGTCGGCGACCTGCTTGAGGCCCTCGTGCAATTGGGAGCCAAGGCCACGAGCCTGACCGGTAACCTGTGCCCGCCCGTCTGCATCGAAGCTGACGGACTGCCCGGCGGAACCGCGACGGTTCGCGGTGATATTTCCAGCCAGTTCCTCAGCGGCCTGCTGATGGCGGCCCCCTACGCACGTGCTCCGGTCGAGCTGCGGGTTCCCGGGCCGCTCGTTTCGCAACCCTATGTGCAGATGACACTGGACGTGATGCGGGAGTTTGGAGTCGAAGTGAACGTCTCCTCGACCAACGGTGCAACCTACTCGGTGCCGACCGGGACCTACCGCGCGCGGGACTACTCCATCGAGCCTGATGCGTCGGCCGCCAGCTATTTTTTTGCCGCGGCTGCGATCACCGGCGGGCGCATGACCGTCGAAGGGCTGTCGCGCAAGAGCCTGCAGGGCGATGTGGCGTTTGTCGACGAGTTGGCCCGGATGGGCTGCCAGATCGAATCCGCGGACGATTCCATCACGGTCGTCGGCCGGCCGCTACGAGGGATCACGACGCGGATGACCGATATCAGCGATACCGTCCAGACGCTCGCGGCCGTAGCCTGCTTTGCCGACGGGCCCACGACGATCACCGGCGTGGGCCACATTCGCCACAAGGAAACCGATCGCATCGGCGACTTGGCGCGCGAGTTGCGCAAACTGGGCGCGCAAGTCGACGAATTCCCCGACGGACTGCACATCGTGCCGGGGCGCCTGCAGGGCGCCACGATCGAAACCTATCGCGACCATCGCATGGCCATGAGCCTGGCGCTGGTGGGACTGCGGGTGCCGGGCGTGCAGATTCTCGACCCGGACTGCACGGCGAAAACGTACCCCGAGTTTTTCGCCGATCTGGCGCGCGTCACCGCGGCCACGGTCAATTGA
- a CDS encoding ABC transporter ATP-binding protein: MIELEHVSKSYGRKLAVDDLHLTVPQGELFAFLGPNGAGKTTTIRMLVGLLRPSSGRVRLCGHDVTANARAAAQLLGYVPDEPYLYDKLTGREFLQFIVDMYGISGSEGTRFIAQQIDHFELSAFVDELTETYSHGMKQRLVFAAAMLHQPQVLIIDEPMVGLDPRSARLVKDLLRERASAGTTIFMSTHTLAVAEEIADRIGIVDHGRLRCLGTLDELQRELSLHGSSLERMFLEVTGASNAAPAPAETVPE, encoded by the coding sequence ATGATCGAGCTGGAACACGTCTCGAAGTCTTACGGGCGCAAGCTGGCCGTCGACGATCTGCACTTGACGGTGCCCCAAGGTGAGCTGTTCGCCTTTCTGGGCCCCAACGGCGCGGGCAAGACGACGACGATTCGCATGCTCGTGGGCTTGCTGCGGCCCAGCTCGGGGCGCGTGCGGCTTTGCGGGCACGACGTGACGGCCAATGCCCGCGCCGCGGCGCAGTTGCTCGGCTACGTGCCTGACGAGCCGTACTTGTACGACAAGCTCACGGGCCGCGAATTCCTGCAGTTCATCGTCGACATGTACGGCATCTCGGGGAGCGAAGGCACGCGATTCATCGCCCAGCAGATCGACCACTTTGAACTGTCCGCGTTCGTCGATGAGCTGACCGAAACCTACTCGCACGGCATGAAACAGCGGCTGGTGTTTGCCGCCGCGATGCTCCACCAGCCGCAGGTGCTGATCATCGACGAGCCCATGGTCGGGCTCGACCCGCGCAGCGCGCGGCTGGTCAAAGACCTGCTGCGCGAACGGGCCTCGGCGGGAACGACGATCTTCATGTCGACGCACACCCTGGCAGTGGCCGAAGAGATTGCCGACCGCATTGGCATCGTCGATCACGGGCGGCTCCGCTGCCTGGGAACGCTCGACGAGCTGCAGCGCGAACTCTCGCTGCACGGTTCGTCGCTGGAGCGCATGTTCCTCGAAGTCACCGGGGCGAGCAACGCGGCGCCGGCGCCTGCCGAAACGGTACCGGAATAA
- the msrP gene encoding protein-methionine-sulfoxide reductase catalytic subunit MsrP, whose protein sequence is MFIHRRNPLDPVGGTETPETVAMHRRKWLRAAGLSVAGIAATGAAGYAGWQWWRGDPADILARGAPTPAAPGKAPVAYPLRRDERFAYGRAETIEVEAARYTNFYEFSQFKSSWRLVEPFRTTPWELVIDGLCRTPRRMPIDDFLARYADAACERQYRHRCVERWAMAIPWSGVPLARVLKDVDPLPAARFVRFTSFFLPEQAGGFERMPEAPWPYTEGLTLDEAGNELTFLATGMYGHPLLKQHGAPIRLVVPWKYGYKSIKSIVRIELVAERPATFWSTLMPEAYPFESNVEPDVPRPWPQDTERMLGTNEEFVTQLFNGYGDYVAGLYRSNPSG, encoded by the coding sequence ATGTTCATTCACCGCCGTAATCCGCTCGATCCGGTCGGTGGCACCGAAACGCCCGAAACGGTCGCGATGCACCGCCGCAAATGGCTGCGGGCGGCGGGGCTCTCGGTGGCCGGGATCGCGGCCACCGGCGCCGCGGGCTATGCCGGCTGGCAATGGTGGCGCGGCGATCCGGCCGACATTCTCGCGCGCGGTGCGCCCACGCCGGCTGCTCCAGGGAAGGCGCCGGTCGCCTACCCACTGCGCCGCGACGAGCGATTCGCGTATGGACGAGCGGAAACCATCGAGGTCGAAGCGGCGCGCTACACGAATTTCTACGAGTTCTCGCAGTTCAAGTCGTCGTGGAGGTTGGTCGAGCCCTTTCGGACGACGCCCTGGGAACTGGTGATCGACGGTCTCTGCCGGACGCCGCGGCGCATGCCGATCGACGATTTTCTTGCCCGCTATGCCGATGCCGCCTGCGAGCGGCAGTATCGGCATCGCTGCGTCGAGCGTTGGGCCATGGCGATTCCCTGGAGCGGAGTCCCCTTGGCCCGTGTGTTGAAAGACGTCGATCCCCTGCCCGCGGCGCGTTTCGTGCGATTCACTTCGTTCTTTCTTCCCGAGCAGGCCGGCGGCTTTGAGCGCATGCCCGAGGCCCCGTGGCCATATACCGAAGGGCTGACGCTTGATGAGGCAGGCAATGAATTGACGTTTCTAGCCACGGGGATGTATGGACACCCGCTGTTGAAGCAGCACGGCGCGCCGATCCGGCTCGTCGTGCCTTGGAAGTACGGCTACAAGTCGATCAAGTCGATCGTCCGCATCGAACTTGTCGCCGAACGGCCAGCGACTTTCTGGTCGACGCTAATGCCCGAGGCGTATCCGTTCGAGTCGAACGTCGAACCGGACGTGCCGCGCCCCTGGCCTCAGGACACCGAACGCATGCTGGGAACGAACGAAGAATTCGTAACCCAGCTCTTCAACGGCTATGGCGACTATGTCGCGGGCCTCTACCGCTCGAATCCAAGCGGCTGA
- a CDS encoding ABC transporter permease subunit: MSYRNVRLIFSREVRDQLRDRRTMFMIVVLPILLYPLLGMSFFQVSQFVRGQATRVLVIGARDLPSEPPLIDNRRFAAQWFSDPTQARLLELHFSPRELQGTAATSAEHDESISEADAAKLIRDSAYHVVVYFPPDFGERLEAYRQSLRDRPAAPESNPVAGQHAPVPRPIVFHNSAREESQIAYVRVSEVLERWISDIGRTNLLASGVDPAAATPVDVDRRDVAEQGHKDAAVWSKVLPFVVLLWALTGAFYPAVDLCAGEKERGTMETLLCSPADRTEIVFGKLLTIMLFSIMTVVLNVISVAITGYFVLRELPEVSWPPLLTPVWLLLVLIPVSALFSALCLALAAFARSSKEGQYYLMPVLMIAMPLVMLPLAPGVELTLGNSLIPITGLVLLLQVLLEGDYARAVPYLAPVTLITLGGCLASIRWAVDQFNSEKVLFRESERLDLALWLRQMLRQREATPSPAMAVFCGVLILLVQFFLSLSLKVGEKASFNDFVMLALGTQLVVILTPTLLMTIMLTRSAVQTLQLRLPTWRTVGAALGLVVTLHPLFNYLKILVLRLYPIDDEILRQMDRLLAQPPSLWQAILVVACVPAICEELAFRGFILTGLRHLGHKWQAIAIASFFFAITHAILQQSLVAFALGLLLGYLAVQTGSILPSIVFHMSHNALVLITAQLTPQFVEDNPAAGWLVAHAADGTMLYHWPIVLAGVLVAATILIWLSGHKHPRLPEESLCEAMGSPPAGSLAG, from the coding sequence ATGAGCTACCGCAACGTGCGACTGATCTTCTCCCGCGAGGTCCGCGACCAGTTGCGCGACCGGCGAACGATGTTCATGATCGTCGTGCTGCCGATTCTACTCTACCCGCTCTTGGGGATGAGTTTCTTTCAAGTCTCGCAGTTTGTCCGGGGCCAGGCGACTCGCGTGCTGGTGATCGGCGCGCGCGATCTACCCAGCGAGCCGCCGCTGATCGACAACCGGCGGTTTGCGGCACAGTGGTTCTCCGATCCCACGCAGGCCCGGTTGCTGGAGCTGCATTTCTCGCCGCGCGAGCTGCAAGGCACCGCGGCAACCAGTGCGGAGCACGACGAATCGATCAGCGAAGCCGATGCGGCCAAGTTGATTCGGGATTCGGCCTATCACGTTGTGGTCTATTTCCCCCCCGACTTCGGCGAACGACTCGAGGCCTATCGCCAAAGCCTGCGCGACCGTCCGGCCGCGCCCGAGAGCAACCCCGTCGCGGGGCAGCACGCACCCGTTCCGCGCCCGATCGTGTTTCACAACAGCGCCCGCGAGGAATCGCAGATCGCTTATGTGCGCGTGAGCGAAGTGCTCGAGCGCTGGATTTCGGACATCGGCCGCACGAATTTGCTGGCCAGCGGCGTCGATCCCGCGGCCGCTACGCCCGTCGATGTCGATCGCCGCGACGTGGCCGAGCAAGGGCACAAGGATGCGGCCGTCTGGTCGAAGGTGCTGCCATTCGTCGTGCTGCTCTGGGCCTTGACCGGCGCGTTCTACCCGGCCGTCGACCTGTGTGCCGGAGAAAAAGAGCGCGGTACGATGGAAACGCTGCTCTGCAGCCCGGCCGATCGCACGGAGATCGTGTTCGGCAAACTGCTGACGATCATGCTGTTCAGCATCATGACCGTGGTGCTCAACGTGATCAGCGTGGCGATTACCGGGTACTTCGTGCTGCGCGAGCTGCCCGAGGTGAGTTGGCCGCCACTGTTGACCCCCGTCTGGCTGCTGCTGGTCCTGATTCCCGTGTCGGCATTATTCAGCGCGCTGTGCCTGGCTTTGGCGGCGTTTGCCCGCAGCAGCAAAGAGGGCCAGTACTACCTGATGCCCGTGCTGATGATCGCCATGCCGCTGGTGATGTTGCCCCTGGCGCCCGGCGTCGAGCTGACGCTGGGCAACAGCCTGATTCCGATCACCGGCCTGGTGCTGTTGCTGCAGGTGCTGCTCGAGGGCGACTATGCGCGTGCGGTGCCCTATCTCGCTCCGGTGACGCTGATCACGCTGGGCGGGTGCCTGGCGTCGATTCGCTGGGCGGTCGACCAGTTCAATTCGGAAAAAGTACTGTTCCGCGAAAGCGAACGGCTCGACCTTGCTCTCTGGCTACGGCAAATGCTCCGCCAGCGCGAGGCCACACCCAGCCCGGCCATGGCCGTGTTCTGCGGCGTGCTGATCCTGCTGGTGCAGTTCTTCCTGAGCTTGAGCCTCAAGGTCGGGGAGAAGGCCAGCTTCAACGATTTTGTGATGCTGGCGTTGGGCACGCAATTGGTCGTGATTCTCACGCCCACACTGCTGATGACGATCATGCTCACGCGGTCGGCCGTGCAGACGCTCCAGCTGCGGCTGCCCACGTGGCGCACCGTCGGCGCAGCGCTGGGTCTGGTCGTCACGCTGCACCCGTTGTTCAACTACCTGAAGATCCTGGTACTTCGGCTCTACCCGATCGACGACGAGATCCTGCGGCAGATGGACCGTTTGTTGGCACAGCCGCCTAGCCTGTGGCAGGCAATCTTGGTCGTGGCCTGCGTGCCGGCGATTTGCGAGGAGCTGGCCTTCCGAGGGTTCATCCTCACCGGATTGCGGCACCTGGGCCACAAATGGCAGGCCATTGCGATCGCGAGCTTTTTCTTTGCGATCACGCATGCGATCTTGCAGCAATCGCTCGTCGCCTTTGCGCTGGGCTTGTTGTTGGGCTACCTGGCCGTGCAAACGGGTAGCATTCTTCCGAGCATCGTGTTCCACATGTCGCACAACGCCCTGGTGCTGATCACGGCCCAATTGACGCCGCAATTTGTCGAGGACAATCCGGCCGCCGGCTGGCTCGTGGCGCATGCGGCCGATGGCACCATGCTCTATCATTGGCCCATCGTGCTGGCCGGCGTGCTGGTCGCGGCCACGATTCTCATCTGGTTGTCGGGCCACAAGCACCCACGCTTGCCAGAAGAATCGCTCTGCGAGGCGATGGGCAGCCCGCCGGCGGGGTCGTTGGCCGGGTAG
- a CDS encoding ATP-binding cassette domain-containing protein, with the protein MIHVRELRKTYADLRRGQLVALGGVTFDCHEGEIFGLLGPNGAGKTTTLRILSTMLRPTGGAATVSGYDVVTQAAEVRRQIGFITANTGVYDRMSAWEMVGYFGRLHGLDEDHLQARMEAIFARLQMDEFRDVLGAKMSTGMKQKVSIARAIVHDPPVLIFDEATSGLDVLAARSLLKTIAELRDHGKCIIYSTHIMREAEKLCDRVGIMHQGQLLALGTIGELRERYCEPDLEETFFRLISEHDARHTTAAGGGAR; encoded by the coding sequence ATGATTCACGTCCGCGAGTTGCGCAAGACTTACGCCGACCTTCGCCGTGGCCAGCTCGTGGCCCTGGGGGGCGTGACCTTCGATTGCCACGAGGGCGAGATCTTCGGGCTGCTTGGACCCAACGGCGCCGGCAAGACCACGACCTTGCGGATCCTCAGCACCATGTTGCGCCCCACCGGCGGCGCGGCCACGGTTAGCGGCTACGACGTCGTCACGCAGGCCGCCGAGGTGCGCCGCCAGATCGGCTTCATCACGGCCAACACCGGCGTCTACGACCGCATGAGCGCCTGGGAGATGGTCGGCTACTTCGGCCGCCTGCACGGACTCGACGAAGACCACCTGCAGGCCCGCATGGAAGCGATTTTCGCCCGGCTGCAGATGGACGAGTTTCGCGACGTGCTCGGCGCCAAGATGTCGACCGGCATGAAGCAGAAGGTGTCGATCGCCCGCGCCATCGTGCACGATCCGCCGGTGCTGATCTTCGACGAAGCGACCTCGGGACTCGACGTGCTGGCCGCACGCTCGCTGCTGAAGACGATCGCCGAGTTGCGCGACCACGGCAAGTGCATCATCTACTCGACGCACATCATGCGCGAGGCCGAAAAGCTTTGCGATCGCGTCGGCATCATGCACCAGGGTCAGCTCCTGGCCCTGGGCACGATCGGCGAACTGCGCGAACGCTACTGCGAGCCCGATCTCGAAGAGACCTTCTTCCGGCTGATCTCGGAGCACGATGCCCGACATACGACGGCGGCGGGAGGCGGCGCGCGATGA
- a CDS encoding PQQ-like beta-propeller repeat protein, with translation MSRWVYSAAILTAWLSHVAAAPAADWLQFRGTDNTGVSASTAPPAEFGDKKNVAWKVELPGDGVCGPIVLGDRVVVTASSGPRQDHLHILCFDAAQGKKLWQRSFWATGRTLHHPTSAVAANTPASDGEHIFAFYSSNDLICTDRDGNVKWLRGLTHDYPHAANDVGLASSPVVVDQVVVVQIECQGDSFAAGIDAHTGKNRWRIARPANANWASPTVLTMPDGRSAVVLQSGKSVEIFDPQTGKEIARYEGDTQTIPSTTVAGDVLFAPCSGLTALKLPREGSTMEVLWQAAKLSPGAASPVVYKGQVYALNRAGVLICGRAADGEVLWPLRLPGGPYWATPVAAEDRLYFASEKGTVHVVQVGVEKGEILASNELGEPLLGTPAVVDGALYVRGEKHLWKIAAP, from the coding sequence ATGAGCAGGTGGGTTTACTCGGCGGCGATCTTGACGGCCTGGCTGTCGCACGTTGCTGCGGCGCCTGCGGCCGACTGGCTGCAATTCCGCGGCACGGACAACACGGGCGTTTCCGCCAGCACGGCCCCGCCCGCCGAGTTTGGCGACAAAAAGAACGTGGCTTGGAAGGTCGAGCTGCCCGGCGACGGAGTTTGCGGACCGATCGTGCTCGGCGATCGCGTGGTGGTGACCGCCTCGAGCGGCCCACGCCAGGATCACCTGCACATCCTCTGCTTCGACGCGGCACAGGGCAAAAAGCTCTGGCAGCGCTCGTTCTGGGCCACGGGGCGAACCCTACACCATCCGACGAGCGCCGTGGCGGCGAACACGCCGGCCAGCGACGGCGAACACATCTTTGCCTTCTACTCGTCGAACGATCTGATCTGCACCGACCGCGATGGCAACGTGAAGTGGCTGCGCGGACTGACGCACGACTATCCGCACGCCGCGAACGACGTGGGCCTGGCTTCATCGCCAGTCGTGGTGGACCAGGTGGTCGTCGTGCAAATCGAATGCCAGGGCGACTCGTTCGCCGCCGGCATCGACGCGCACACCGGCAAGAACCGTTGGCGCATTGCCCGGCCAGCTAACGCCAATTGGGCCTCGCCAACCGTGCTCACCATGCCCGATGGTCGCTCGGCCGTCGTGTTGCAGTCCGGCAAGTCGGTGGAAATCTTCGATCCGCAGACCGGCAAAGAAATTGCCCGCTACGAAGGCGATACGCAAACAATTCCTTCGACCACCGTGGCGGGCGACGTGCTGTTCGCCCCCTGCTCGGGCCTCACGGCGCTCAAGCTGCCGCGCGAGGGCTCGACCATGGAGGTCTTGTGGCAAGCCGCGAAGCTGAGTCCCGGGGCAGCCAGCCCCGTGGTCTACAAGGGCCAGGTCTACGCACTCAATCGGGCCGGCGTGTTGATCTGCGGACGTGCAGCCGACGGCGAAGTGCTGTGGCCCTTGCGTCTGCCCGGCGGACCCTATTGGGCCACCCCTGTCGCGGCCGAAGACCGGCTGTATTTCGCCAGCGAGAAGGGCACCGTGCACGTCGTCCAGGTCGGCGTGGAGAAGGGCGAGATTCTGGCCAGCAACGAATTGGGGGAGCCTCTGCTCGGCACGCCCGCGGTCGTCGACGGCGCGCTCTATGTCCGGGGCGAAAAGCACCTGTGGAAGATCGCCGCGCCGTGA
- a CDS encoding peptidylprolyl isomerase codes for MEGNRSLGGRVRSHAALSPLRRVCRLISRAPRLHNAFPAFIWLQLAGVLGCGLCLGGCSKPADHAAPQAQASESDVRMARREPEGPPRVKIATNLGDFVVELDSEHVPLTVENFLQYVDEGHYDGTIFHQVVEGYIALAGAYTPELAEKPSRTPIRNEAHNGGKNVRGTIAMARDLSSIDSSTCQFFVNLHDNAGLDHRSRTAEGYGYCTFGSVIEGLDVLDRIAKVETRTTDQFELIPVEPVVIRSIRRVEELPVRNAAAPRQTTVR; via the coding sequence ATGGAAGGCAACCGATCGCTTGGGGGTCGTGTCCGCAGCCACGCTGCGCTTTCGCCGCTGCGGCGCGTCTGCCGTTTGATCAGCCGGGCACCGCGGCTTCATAACGCGTTTCCCGCATTCATCTGGCTACAGCTCGCCGGTGTGCTGGGCTGCGGGCTCTGCCTGGGCGGTTGCAGCAAACCGGCCGATCACGCGGCACCGCAGGCACAGGCAAGTGAGTCCGACGTGCGCATGGCCCGCCGCGAACCCGAGGGCCCACCCCGCGTCAAGATTGCCACCAACCTCGGCGATTTTGTGGTCGAACTCGACTCGGAACACGTACCGCTGACGGTCGAGAACTTTCTGCAGTACGTCGACGAGGGACATTACGACGGGACCATTTTCCACCAGGTCGTCGAAGGCTATATCGCCTTAGCCGGAGCGTACACGCCCGAATTGGCCGAGAAGCCGTCGCGGACGCCCATCCGGAACGAGGCACATAACGGCGGTAAGAACGTCCGCGGAACGATTGCCATGGCCCGCGACCTGTCGTCGATCGACAGTTCGACGTGCCAATTCTTCGTCAACCTGCACGACAACGCTGGATTGGACCACCGCAGCCGCACGGCCGAGGGTTACGGCTATTGCACCTTTGGGTCGGTCATCGAGGGGCTCGACGTGCTCGACCGGATTGCCAAGGTCGAAACGCGCACCACCGATCAATTCGAATTGATTCCCGTCGAGCCGGTCGTGATTCGCTCGATTCGGCGGGTCGAAGAGTTGCCCGTACGAAACGCTGCGGCACCGCGGCAGACGACCGTCCGCTAA
- a CDS encoding response regulator has product MRRTAFYRQECPTCGRSAEINVEYLGRGVTCQHCRSHFIATDPDTIRLRQGEESALLQRAEALLREASARIGLAG; this is encoded by the coding sequence ATGCGTCGGACAGCTTTCTACCGCCAAGAGTGCCCGACCTGTGGCCGTTCGGCCGAGATCAACGTCGAGTATCTGGGCCGCGGTGTGACTTGCCAGCATTGCCGTAGCCACTTCATCGCCACCGATCCGGATACGATTCGCCTTCGCCAGGGTGAAGAGTCGGCCCTGCTCCAGCGCGCCGAGGCCCTGTTGCGCGAGGCATCGGCACGCATTGGTCTGGCCGGTTAA